In Tenacibaculum pacificus, a single window of DNA contains:
- a CDS encoding Ig-like domain-containing protein, translating into MENYYYLIKNKVLLKSYFVAFLIAAFMLMPSLVSAQCANGSYDEIQYATGGSATNALGAPNGTEQSHWYSIPDLEYTDTFSGDAVIVIIARLRNDYAHAVGSTYNISFSTDGSTYTTAVTLTDVFPDVDLPISTDYVELTYTIPSSVTDLYKYIRLGVGVSGDGGLASYIDAVAVETPTCYTCEAGADAPVLGVNKGGGSPAFDLTSVMSGAGPSGTSVSWHTATPATTINLVTTPSSAGIGVYYAAYYHAGSDCYSYYTSVFNVIADNDNDGIEDIIDVDDDNDGILDIIECPTSDFFISGNFNYTDTELPGKIIGRDGVTEFKDRINGVDFNGTTGSTGMYEGWNFDFGTPDWSEGQYLAGSDPNDPRLGSPNMYNINVKPSGNGGTFVIFSLSGEGLENEITTLTIGKTYQMEFEMGSLPSYRNHPAAYSYDPTQIVYGFVDGGSGTGANVLYETPLDTTIYPFPATTPDVSEEWDPHWKKYRIVFEATSTTVKYRFQLNNETVIVVDGFSLREIDDSCTNDTNTNSDGDSCSDSIEAGIDVANLTGTVGDNGLYDALETAPDSGILTTPADVSTFPYDGGVQAPACSVCTSPDDSLAVSDDSICPTATGTITLTSAQVGVTYQLRLDSNDSNVGASQVGAGADLTFNVTPASTTVYNLYAVDGACNVELTDKSTVTVNITPSAPAATDVDPTCAVATGSVSVTSPVGTSTYTLTGTAPVVAAQTGTSFSSLASGTYSLTETNAAGCISAATTITIDAQPATPSVPAATDVDPTCAVATGSVSVTSPVGTSTYTLTGTAPVVAAQTGTSFSSLASGTYSLTETNAAGCISAATTITIDAQPATPSVPAVTDVDPTCAVATGSVSVTSPVGTSTYTLTGTAPVVAAQTGTSFSSLASGTYSLTETNAAGCISAATTITIDAQPATPSAPAATDVDPTCAVATGSVSVTSPVGTSTYTLTGTAPVVVAQTGTSFTTLAAGTYSLTETNAAGCISAATTITIDAQPATPSAPAATDVDPTCAVATGSVSVTSPVGTSTYTLTGTAPVVAAQTGTSFSSLASGTYSLTETNAAGCTSPALSITIDTQPNCPPVAQDDTASTTVDALVNLDVLASNGNGVDADADNDPLTITDINGTTPVVGTAISVTGGTVTLLANGTLDIQPDGTGAAITFPYTISDGNGGTDTANVDVSIGNTAPVAQDDTASTTVDALVNLDVLASNGNGVDADADNDPLTITDINGTTPVVGTAISVTGGTVTLLANGTLDIQPDGTGAAITFPYTISDGNGGTDTANVDVSIGNTAPVAQDDTASTTVDALVNLDVLASNGNGVDADADNDPLTITDINGTTPVVGTAISVTGGTVTLLANGTLDIQPDGTGAAITFPYTISDGNGGTDTANVDVSIGNTAPVAQDDTASTTVDALVNLDVLASNGNGVDVDADNDPLTITDINGTTPVVGTAISVTGGTVTLLANGTLDIQPDGTGAAITFPYTISDGNGGTDTANVDVSIGNTAPVAQDDTASTTVDALVNLDVLASNGNGVDADADNDPLTITDINGTTPVVGTAISVTGGTVTLLANGTLDIQPDGTGAAITFPYTISDGNGGTDTANVDVSIGNTAPVAQDDTVSTTVDALVNLDVLASNGNGVDADADNDPLTITDINGTTPVVGTAISVTGGTVTLLANGTLDIQPDGTGAAITFPYTISDGNGGTDTANVDVSIGNTAPVAQDDTASTTVDALVNLDVLASNGNGVDADADNDPLTITDINGTTPVVGTAISVTGGTVTLLANGTLDIQPDGTGAAITFPYTISDGNGGTDTANVDVSIGNTAPVAQDDTASTTVDALVNLDVLASNGNGVDADADNDPLTITDINGTTPVVGTAISVTGGTVTLLANGTLDIQPDGTGAAITFPYTISDGNGGTDTANVDVSIGNTAPVAQDDTASTTVDALVNLDVLASNGNGVDADADNDPLTITDINGTTPVVGTAISVTGGTVTLLANGTLDIQPDGTGAAITFPYTISDGNGGTDTANVDVSIGNTAPVAQDDTASTTVDALVNLDVLASNGNGVDADADNDPLTITDINGTTPVVGTAISVTGGTVTLLANGTLDIQPDGTGAAITFPYTISDGNGGTDTANVDVSIGNTAPVAQDDTASTTVDALVNLDVLASNGNGVDVDADNDPLTITDINGTTPVVGTAISVTGGTVTLLANGTLDIQPDGTGAAITFPYTISDGNGGTDTANVDVSIGNTAPVAQDDTASTTVDALVNLDVLASNGNGVDADADNDPLTITDINGTTPVVGTAISVTGGTVTLLANGTLDIQPDGTGAAITFPYTISDGNGGTDTANVDVSIGNTAPVAQDDTVSTTVDALVNLDVLASNGNGVDADADNDPLTITDINGTTPVVGTAISVTGGTVTLLANGTLDIQPDGTGAAITFPYTISDGNGGTDTANVDVSIGNTAPVAQDDTASTTVDALVNLDVLASNGNGVDADADNDPLTITDINGTTPVVGTAISVTGGTVTLLANGTLDIQPDGTGAAITFPYTISDGNGGTDTANVDVSIGNTAPVAQDDTASTTVDALVNLDVLASNGNGVDVDADNDPLTITDINGTTPVVGTAISVTGGTVTLLANGTLDIQPDGTGAAITFPYTISDGNGGTDTANVDVSIGNTAPVAQDDTASTTVDALVNLDVLASNGNGVDVDADNDPLTITDINGTTPVVGTAISVTGGTVTLLANGTLDIQPDGTGAAITFPYTISDGNGGTDTANVDVSIGNTAPVAQDDTASTTVDALVNLDVLASNGNGVDADADNDPLTITDINGTTPVVGTAISVTGGTVTLLANGTLDIQPDGTGAAITFPYTISDGNGGTDTANVDVSIGNTAPVAQDDTASTTVDALVNLDVLASNGNGVDADADNDPLTITDINGTTPVVGTAISVTGGTVTLLANGTLDIQPDGTGAAITFPYTISDGNGGTDTANVDVSIGNTAPVAQDDTASTTVDALVNLDVLASNGNGVDADADNDPLTITDINGTTPVVGTAISVTGGTVTLLANGTLDIQPDGTGAAITFPYTISDGNGGTDTANVDVSIGNTAPVAQDDTASTTIDALVNVDVLADNDNGVDADVDNDPLTITDINGTIPVVGTAISVTGGTVTLLANGTLDIQPDGTGTEITFPYTISDGNGGTDTADIDVKIELPNTITAIDDNYTSTPITIGNDTPSVTINDILNGIPVTLGTGVGEVSLLPDPNGTNNDGFTFNSDGTISIGLDVEGGTHVLEYQICENGALPINCKIATVTILVNTDTNPRGTPYNIMTPDNDGDNDAFFISCIDKPEYAKNTVEIFNRWGNTVYKASGYNNESVAFTGISNGRSTISVDEKLPPGTYYYVIDLGDGSKPKVGWLYINR; encoded by the coding sequence ATGGAGAATTATTACTATTTAATTAAAAACAAAGTGTTGTTAAAAAGCTATTTTGTAGCTTTTTTAATAGCAGCTTTTATGCTGATGCCTTCTTTGGTATCCGCCCAATGTGCTAATGGAAGCTATGATGAAATTCAGTATGCAACAGGTGGTTCTGCAACTAATGCTTTAGGAGCTCCTAATGGTACTGAACAATCACACTGGTATAGTATCCCGGATTTAGAGTATACAGATACCTTTAGTGGTGATGCTGTTATTGTAATAATAGCTAGGTTAAGAAATGATTATGCTCATGCAGTTGGTTCAACATATAATATTTCATTTAGTACAGATGGTTCTACTTATACGACGGCTGTAACACTAACAGATGTGTTTCCAGATGTTGATTTACCAATATCAACAGATTATGTTGAACTTACATATACTATCCCTTCATCAGTAACAGATTTATATAAATATATTAGATTAGGTGTAGGTGTTAGTGGAGATGGAGGGTTAGCATCTTATATAGATGCAGTAGCAGTCGAAACACCAACCTGTTATACTTGTGAAGCAGGTGCTGATGCTCCTGTTTTAGGCGTAAATAAAGGCGGAGGAAGTCCTGCATTTGATTTAACATCAGTAATGAGTGGAGCTGGCCCTTCGGGGACTTCAGTAAGTTGGCATACAGCTACTCCAGCAACTACGATAAATTTAGTGACAACACCATCTAGTGCAGGAATAGGTGTTTATTATGCGGCTTATTATCATGCTGGCTCTGATTGTTATAGTTACTATACATCAGTCTTTAATGTGATAGCAGATAATGATAATGATGGTATTGAAGACATTATAGATGTAGATGATGACAATGATGGTATTTTAGATATTATTGAATGTCCTACGTCAGATTTTTTTATAAGTGGAAATTTTAATTATACAGATACCGAATTACCTGGTAAAATTATAGGGCGTGATGGTGTAACAGAGTTTAAAGATAGAATAAATGGAGTAGATTTTAATGGTACAACAGGTAGTACAGGTATGTATGAAGGTTGGAATTTTGATTTCGGAACACCAGACTGGTCAGAAGGACAATATTTAGCAGGTTCCGATCCAAATGATCCAAGGTTAGGGTCTCCTAATATGTATAATATAAATGTAAAACCGTCTGGTAATGGAGGTACTTTTGTTATTTTTTCATTAAGTGGAGAAGGATTAGAAAATGAAATAACGACTCTAACAATTGGTAAGACTTATCAAATGGAATTTGAAATGGGTTCTTTACCTAGTTATAGAAATCACCCAGCAGCATACTCATATGATCCTACACAAATAGTTTATGGTTTTGTTGATGGTGGGTCTGGTACAGGTGCAAATGTTTTATATGAAACACCTCTTGATACTACGATATATCCTTTCCCTGCTACAACACCAGATGTATCAGAAGAATGGGATCCACATTGGAAAAAATACCGTATTGTATTTGAAGCTACATCAACAACAGTTAAATATAGATTTCAGTTAAATAATGAAACTGTAATAGTCGTAGATGGTTTTTCTTTAAGAGAGATAGACGATTCATGTACAAATGATACAAATACAAATTCAGATGGAGATAGCTGTAGTGACTCTATTGAAGCAGGAATTGACGTTGCTAATTTAACAGGAACAGTAGGAGATAATGGTTTATATGATGCTTTAGAAACAGCACCAGATTCTGGTATTCTTACAACACCTGCAGATGTTAGTACTTTTCCTTATGATGGAGGTGTACAAGCACCAGCTTGTTCGGTATGTACTTCCCCTGATGATAGTTTAGCGGTTAGTGATGATTCTATTTGCCCAACAGCTACAGGAACTATAACATTAACAAGTGCTCAAGTAGGTGTTACATATCAATTACGTTTAGACAGTAATGATAGTAATGTCGGAGCATCTCAAGTAGGAGCAGGAGCTGATTTAACTTTTAATGTAACACCAGCCTCAACAACTGTTTATAATTTATATGCGGTTGATGGAGCTTGTAATGTTGAATTAACAGATAAATCAACAGTAACAGTAAATATAACACCAAGTGCACCAGCAGCAACGGATGTAGATCCAACATGTGCTGTAGCAACAGGAAGTGTAAGTGTAACGAGTCCAGTAGGAACATCAACATATACATTAACAGGAACAGCGCCAGTAGTAGCAGCTCAAACGGGAACAAGTTTTTCAAGTTTAGCATCTGGTACGTATAGTTTAACAGAGACGAATGCAGCTGGATGTATCTCAGCAGCAACTACAATTACTATAGATGCGCAACCAGCAACACCAAGTGTACCAGCAGCAACGGATGTAGATCCAACATGTGCTGTAGCAACAGGAAGTGTAAGTGTAACGAGTCCAGTAGGAACATCAACATATACATTAACAGGAACAGCGCCAGTAGTAGCAGCTCAAACGGGAACAAGTTTTTCAAGTTTAGCATCTGGTACGTATAGTTTAACAGAGACGAATGCAGCTGGATGTATCTCAGCAGCAACTACAATTACTATAGATGCGCAACCAGCAACACCAAGTGTACCAGCAGTAACGGATGTAGATCCAACATGTGCTGTAGCAACAGGAAGTGTAAGTGTAACGAGTCCAGTAGGAACATCAACATATACATTAACAGGAACAGCGCCAGTAGTAGCAGCTCAAACGGGAACAAGTTTTTCAAGTTTAGCATCTGGTACGTATAGTTTAACAGAGACGAATGCAGCTGGATGTATCTCAGCAGCAACTACAATTACTATAGATGCGCAACCAGCAACACCAAGTGCACCAGCAGCAACGGATGTAGATCCAACATGTGCTGTAGCAACAGGAAGTGTAAGTGTAACGAGTCCAGTAGGAACATCAACATATACATTAACAGGAACAGCGCCAGTAGTAGTAGCTCAAACAGGTACAAGTTTTACGACTTTAGCAGCTGGTACGTATAGTTTAACAGAGACGAATGCAGCTGGATGTATCTCAGCAGCAACTACAATTACTATAGATGCGCAACCAGCAACACCAAGTGCACCAGCAGCAACGGATGTAGATCCAACATGTGCTGTAGCAACAGGAAGTGTAAGTGTAACGAGTCCAGTAGGAACATCAACATATACATTAACAGGAACAGCGCCAGTAGTAGCAGCTCAAACGGGAACAAGTTTTTCAAGTTTAGCATCTGGTACGTATAGTTTAACAGAGACGAATGCAGCTGGATGTACTTCTCCAGCCTTATCAATAACTATTGATACGCAACCAAACTGTCCACCAGTAGCACAAGATGATACAGCAAGTACAACAGTTGATGCCTTAGTAAATTTAGATGTTTTAGCATCTAACGGAAATGGCGTTGATGCTGATGCAGATAATGATCCTTTAACAATTACAGATATCAATGGAACTACTCCAGTTGTAGGAACAGCAATATCAGTAACAGGAGGAACGGTAACATTATTAGCAAATGGAACATTAGATATCCAACCTGATGGAACAGGAGCTGCAATTACTTTCCCATATACTATTAGTGATGGAAATGGCGGAACAGATACAGCGAATGTTGATGTATCAATCGGAAATACAGCACCAGTAGCACAAGATGATACAGCAAGTACAACAGTTGATGCCTTAGTAAATTTAGATGTTTTAGCATCTAACGGAAATGGCGTTGATGCTGATGCAGACAATGATCCTTTAACAATTACAGATATCAATGGAACTACTCCAGTTGTAGGAACAGCAATATCAGTAACAGGAGGAACGGTAACATTATTAGCAAATGGAACATTAGATATCCAACCTGATGGAACAGGAGCTGCAATTACTTTCCCATATACTATTAGTGATGGAAATGGCGGGACAGATACAGCGAATGTTGATGTATCAATCGGAAATACAGCACCAGTAGCACAAGATGATACAGCAAGTACAACAGTTGATGCTTTAGTAAATTTAGATGTTTTAGCATCTAACGGAAATGGCGTTGATGCTGATGCAGATAATGATCCTTTAACAATTACAGATATCAATGGAACTACTCCAGTTGTAGGAACAGCAATATCAGTAACAGGAGGAACGGTAACATTATTAGCAAATGGAACATTAGATATCCAACCTGATGGAACAGGAGCTGCAATTACTTTCCCATATACTATTAGTGATGGAAATGGCGGAACAGATACAGCGAATGTTGATGTATCAATCGGAAATACAGCACCAGTAGCACAAGATGATACAGCAAGTACAACAGTTGATGCCTTAGTAAATTTAGATGTTTTAGCATCTAACGGAAATGGCGTTGATGTTGATGCAGATAATGATCCTTTAACAATTACAGATATCAATGGAACTACTCCAGTTGTAGGAACAGCAATATCAGTAACAGGAGGAACGGTAACATTATTAGCAAATGGAACATTAGATATCCAACCTGATGGAACAGGAGCTGCAATTACTTTCCCATATACTATTAGTGATGGAAATGGCGGAACAGATACAGCGAATGTTGATGTATCAATCGGAAATACAGCACCAGTAGCACAAGATGATACAGCAAGTACAACAGTTGATGCTTTAGTCAATTTAGATGTTTTAGCATCTAACGGAAATGGCGTTGATGCTGATGCAGATAATGATCCTTTAACAATTACAGATATCAATGGAACTACTCCAGTTGTAGGAACAGCAATATCAGTAACAGGAGGAACGGTAACATTATTAGCAAATGGAACATTAGATATCCAACCTGATGGAACAGGAGCTGCAATTACTTTCCCATATACTATTAGTGATGGAAATGGCGGAACAGATACAGCGAATGTTGATGTATCAATCGGAAATACAGCACCAGTAGCACAAGATGATACAGTAAGTACAACAGTTGATGCTTTAGTAAATTTAGATGTTTTAGCATCTAACGGAAATGGCGTTGATGCTGATGCAGATAATGATCCTTTAACAATTACAGATATCAATGGAACTACTCCAGTTGTAGGAACAGCAATATCAGTAACAGGAGGAACGGTAACATTATTAGCAAATGGAACATTAGATATCCAACCTGATGGAACAGGAGCTGCAATTACTTTCCCATATACTATTAGTGATGGAAATGGCGGAACAGATACAGCGAATGTTGATGTATCAATCGGAAATACAGCACCAGTAGCACAAGATGATACAGCAAGTACAACAGTTGATGCCTTAGTAAATTTAGATGTTTTAGCATCTAACGGAAATGGCGTTGATGCTGATGCAGACAATGATCCTTTAACAATTACAGATATCAATGGAACTACTCCAGTTGTAGGAACAGCAATATCAGTAACAGGAGGAACGGTAACATTATTAGCAAATGGAACATTAGATATCCAACCTGATGGAACAGGAGCTGCAATTACTTTCCCATATACTATTAGTGATGGAAATGGCGGAACAGATACAGCGAATGTTGATGTATCAATCGGAAATACAGCACCAGTAGCACAAGATGATACAGCAAGTACAACAGTTGATGCCTTAGTAAATTTAGATGTTTTAGCATCTAACGGAAATGGCGTTGATGCTGATGCAGACAATGATCCTTTAACAATTACAGATATCAATGGAACTACTCCAGTTGTAGGAACAGCAATATCAGTAACAGGAGGAACGGTAACATTATTAGCAAATGGAACATTAGATATCCAACCTGATGGAACAGGAGCTGCAATTACTTTCCCATATACTATTAGTGATGGAAATGGCGGGACAGATACAGCGAATGTTGATGTATCAATCGGAAATACAGCACCAGTAGCACAAGATGATACAGCAAGTACAACAGTTGATGCCTTAGTAAATTTAGATGTTTTAGCATCTAACGGAAATGGCGTTGATGCTGATGCAGACAATGATCCTTTAACAATTACAGATATCAATGGAACTACTCCAGTTGTAGGAACAGCAATATCAGTAACAGGAGGAACGGTAACATTATTAGCAAATGGAACATTAGATATCCAACCTGATGGAACAGGAGCTGCAATTACTTTCCCATATACTATTAGTGATGGAAATGGCGGGACAGATACAGCGAATGTTGATGTATCAATCGGAAATACAGCACCAGTAGCACAAGATGATACAGCAAGTACAACAGTTGATGCTTTAGTAAATTTAGATGTTTTAGCATCTAACGGAAATGGCGTTGATGCTGATGCAGATAATGATCCTTTAACAATTACAGATATCAATGGAACTACTCCAGTTGTAGGAACAGCAATATCAGTAACAGGAGGAACGGTAACATTATTAGCAAATGGAACATTAGATATCCAACCTGATGGAACAGGAGCTGCAATTACTTTCCCATATACTATTAGTGATGGAAATGGCGGAACAGATACAGCGAATGTTGATGTATCAATCGGAAATACAGCACCAGTAGCACAAGATGATACAGCAAGTACAACAGTTGATGCCTTAGTAAATTTAGATGTTTTAGCATCTAACGGAAATGGCGTTGATGTTGATGCAGATAATGATCCTTTAACAATTACAGATATCAATGGAACTACTCCAGTTGTAGGAACAGCAATATCAGTAACAGGAGGAACGGTAACATTATTAGCAAATGGAACATTAGATATCCAACCTGATGGAACAGGAGCTGCAATTACTTTCCCATATACTATTAGTGATGGAAATGGCGGAACAGATACAGCGAATGTTGATGTATCAATCGGAAATACAGCACCAGTAGCACAAGATGATACAGCAAGTACAACAGTTGATGCTTTAGTCAATTTAGATGTTTTAGCATCTAACGGAAATGGCGTTGATGCTGATGCAGATAATGATCCTTTAACAATTACAGATATCAATGGAACTACTCCAGTTGTAGGAACAGCAATATCAGTAACAGGAGGAACGGTAACATTATTAGCAAATGGAACATTAGATATCCAACCTGATGGAACAGGAGCTGCAATTACTTTCCCATATACTATTAGTGATGGAAATGGCGGAACAGATACAGCGAATGTTGATGTATCAATCGGAAATACAGCACCAGTAGCACAAGATGATACAGTAAGTACAACAGTTGATGCTTTAGTAAATTTAGATGTTTTAGCATCTAACGGAAATGGCGTTGATGCTGATGCAGATAATGATCCTTTAACAATTACAGATATCAATGGAACTACTCCAGTTGTAGGAACAGCAATATCAGTAACAGGAGGAACGGTAACATTATTAGCAAATGGAACATTAGATATCCAACCTGATGGAACAGGAGCTGCAATTACTTTCCCATATACTATTAGTGATGGAAATGGCGGAACAGATACAGCGAATGTTGATGTATCAATCGGAAATACAGCACCAGTAGCACAAGATGATACAGCAAGTACAACAGTTGATGCCTTAGTAAATTTAGATGTTTTAGCATCTAACGGAAATGGCGTTGATGCTGATGCAGACAATGATCCTTTAACAATTACAGATATCAATGGAACTACTCCAGTTGTAGGAACAGCAATATCAGTAACAGGAGGAACGGTAACATTATTAGCAAATGGAACATTAGATATCCAACCTGATGGAACAGGAGCTGCAATTACTTTCCCATATACTATTAGTGATGGAAATGGCGGGACAGATACAGCGAATGTTGATGTATCAATCGGAAATACAGCACCAGTAGCACAAGATGATACAGCAAGTACAACAGTTGATGCCTTAGTAAATTTAGATGTTTTAGCATCTAACGGAAATGGCGTTGATGTTGATGCAGACAATGATCCTTTAACAATTACAGATATCAATGGAACTACTCCAGTTGTAGGAACAGCAATATCAGTAACAGGAGGAACGGTAACATTATTAGCAAATGGAACATTAGATATCCAACCTGATGGAACAGGAGCTGCAATTACTTTCCCATATACTATTAGTGATGGAAATGGCGGGACAGATACAGCGAATGTTGATGTATCAATCGGAAATACAGCACCAGTAGCACAAGATGATACAGCAAGTACAACAGTTGATGCCTTAGTAAATTTAGATGTTTTAGCATCTAACGGAAATGGCGTTGATGTTGATGCAGACAATGATCCTTTAACAATTACAGATATCAATGGAACTACTCCAGTTGTAGGAACAGCAATATCAGTAACAGGAGGAACGGTAACATTATTAGCAAATGGAACATTAGATATCCAACCTGATGGAACAGGAGCTGCAATTACTTTCCCATATACTATTAGTGATGGAAATGGCGGAACAGATACAGCGAATGTTGATGTATCAATCGGAAATACAGCACCAGTAGCACAAGATGATACAGCAAGTACAACAGTTGATGCCTTAGTAAATTTAGATGTTTTAGCATCTAACGGAAATGGCGTTGATGCTGATGCAGACAATGATCCTTTAACAATTACAGATATCAATGGAACTACTCCAGTTGTAGGAACAGCAATATCAGTAACAGGAGGAACGGTAACATTATTAGCAAATGGAACATTAGATATCCAACCTGATGGAACAGGAGCTGCAATTACTTTTCCATATACTATTAGTGATGGAAATGGCGGAACAGATACAGCGAATGTTGATGTATCAATCGGAAATACAGCACCAGTAGCACAAGATGATACAGCAAGTACAACAGTTGATGCCTTAGTAAATTTAGATGTTTTAGCATCTAACGGAAATGGCGTTGATGCTGATGCAGACAATGATCCTTTAACAATTACAGATATCAATGGAACTACTCCAGTTGTAGGAACAGCAATATCAGTAACAGGAGGAACGGTAACATTATTAGCAAATGGAACATTAGATATCCAACCTGATGGAACAGGAGCTGCAATTACTTTCCCATATACTATTAGTGATGGAAATGGCGGAACAGATACAGCGAATGTTGATGTATCAATCGGAAATACAGCACCAGTAGCACAAGATGATACAGCAAGTACAACAGTTGATGCCTTAGTAAATTTAGATGTTTTAGCATCTAACGGAAATGGCGTTGATGCTGATGCAGATAATGATCCTTTAACAATTACAGATATCAATGGAACTACTCCAGTTGTAGGAACAGCAATATCAGTAACAGGAGGAACGGTAACATTATTAGCAAATGGAACATTAGATATCCAACCTGATGGAACAGGAGCTGCAATTACTTTCCCATATACTATTAGTGATGGAAATGGCGGAACAGATACAGCGAATGTTGATGTATCAATCGGAAATACAGCACCAGTAGCACAAGATGATACAGCAAGTACAACGATTGATGCTTTAGTCAATGTAGATGTTTTAGCAGATAACGATAATGGCGTTGATGCTGATGTAGATAATGATCCTTTAACAATTACAGATATCAATGGAACTATTCCAGTTGTAGGAACAGCAATATCAGTAACAGGAGGAACGGTAACATTATTAGCAAATGGAACATTAGATATCCAACCTGATGGAACAGGAACAGAAATTACTTTCCCATATACTATTAGTGATGGAAACGGAGGAACTGATACTGCAGATATTGATGTAAAAATTGAGTTACCTAATACTATAACTGCTATTGATGATAATTATACTTCAACACCTATAACGATAGGAAATGATACTCCATCAGTAACAATTAATGATATATTAAATGGAATACCAGTTACTTT
- a CDS encoding OmpA family protein produces MIHFQCGHAALSSDEKTLYFVSDMPNGFGATDIYKVSVLENNTFGTPENLGRTINTEGREMFPFVGSDDILYFASDGHLGLGALDVFESQIEAGVYTNPVNLGAPINGSSDDFAFVINDAHSYGFFSSNRKSGLGDDDIYSFSIYKCKEDVKGIITDSRTGVPIQNAAVQLMDEKGAVILEQKTGRTGAYLFEKMDCEKKFVVVASKENYRNKNKDTETLDINKEVVVANLSLESLIVKDQIVINPIYFDFDLSNIREDAEYELEHIVTVMKSNVDLVIKIESHTDSRGSKNYNRSLSDRRAKSTRDYLISRGISSERIESAIGFGEDNLLNNCDDANSSQCTEAEHQKNRRSYFYIVKGNKNKVKVNN; encoded by the coding sequence GTGATTCATTTTCAATGTGGTCATGCAGCTTTAAGTTCAGATGAGAAAACGTTGTATTTTGTATCAGATATGCCAAATGGATTTGGAGCTACAGATATTTATAAAGTTTCTGTTTTAGAAAATAATACTTTTGGTACACCAGAAAATTTAGGACGAACTATTAATACCGAAGGACGCGAAATGTTTCCGTTTGTAGGAAGTGATGATATATTATATTTTGCATCAGATGGTCATTTAGGATTAGGAGCTTTGGATGTTTTTGAATCACAAATAGAAGCAGGAGTTTATACTAATCCAGTAAATTTAGGAGCTCCAATCAATGGATCTTCAGATGACTTTGCATTTGTAATAAATGATGCTCATAGTTATGGATTCTTTTCCTCAAACCGAAAAAGTGGTCTAGGCGATGATGATATTTATAGTTTTAGTATCTATAAATGTAAGGAAGATGTCAAAGGAATTATTACAGATTCACGAACAGGAGTACCAATACAGAATGCAGCAGTTCAATTAATGGATGAAAAAGGAGCGGTTATTTTAGAGCAAAAGACAGGACGAACAGGCGCTTATTTATTTGAAAAAATGGATTGTGAAAAGAAGTTTGTAGTTGTAGCATCAAAAGAAAATTACAGGAACAAGAATAAAGATACCGAAACATTAGATATCAATAAAGAAGTAGTTGTAGCGAATCTTAGTTTAGAATCATTAATAGTTAAAGATCAGATAGTAATTAATCCAATTTATTTTGATTTTGATTTATCAAATATTCGCGAAGATGCAGAGTATGAATTAGAACATATTGTAACAGTAATGAAATCGAATGTTGATTTAGTTATCAAAATAGAATCGCATACTGATAGTAGAGGTTCAAAGAATTACAACAGAAGTTTATCAGATAGGAGAGCAAAATCAACAAGAGATTATTTAATATCACGAGGGATTTCATCAGAAAGGATAGAAAGTGCAATTGGATTTGGCGAAGATAATTTATTAAATAATTGTGATGATGCTAATAGTAGTCAATGTACTGAGGCTGAACATCAAAAAAACAGACGTTCTTATTTTTACATTGTAAAAGGAAACAAGAATAAAGTAAAAGTGAATAATTAA